The following are from one region of the Gammaproteobacteria bacterium genome:
- a CDS encoding cadherin-like beta sandwich domain-containing protein: protein MRWLSVLLLLLLVGGCGGGGVPIGATSANAYLNNVTLSNGVLNREFRRNVDTYTAAVANDVTSIKISPETADLHAVAYVNDIEVGSGRYSGEIPLQVGENVIRVKVIAPDEVTSRNYHFTIIREPGRNANLDSLMLSGGSLNEYFLPNIFSYTARVPFETEGVALIPSVEQITASVTVNGILVASGSASQVVPLFVGSNIIGVTVTAQDGRKQQTYTVTVTRADPVAVSNDGTLKNLLLSSGAMDQSFVSNGYSYTQTVGPDVTHAMVTPVANTDGAQIQVNGVITASGSPSSPITLVAGAETVIAILVTAQDGKTSQSYSIRIYRQARTDALLANLLVSQGSLSPVFSADVYAYSMTLANAIASLTITPTALDSQASVVVNGTTLSATQPSRTISLVTGTNQVDVVVTAQDGRSQKNYSIMVIRQGGANVNLLSLVPSAGALNPVFASTTLSYSIDVVNATSSLTLTPTAVDGTAVIRVNGGVVPSGNASGSISLNVGANDIPVTVTSADGQTSQAYVVRVNRAGVTADLNSLVPSLGSLTPAFSRGTSSYTLSVGNTTSQISFTPTVVDPASTLTVANVAVVSGVVSSPVALAVGNNAIDVVVTASDASTRTYTVTVVRAGAENADLSGLAVSSGSLSPVFDSAKTAYLLEVLSSATSLNVTPTLSDSSATVKVGNVSTFSGIGVSVSLVVGNNSIPVRVTAQDNVTTKLYTLDVHRPSASNKDLISLQPSQGVLSPTFSSAVLAYNLTLPNSATTLALTPTADAVGASIKVNGVSVASGATSGAISLNVGSNIISVVVTPEDGSTPRTYTVTAERAASNDATLSGLSLSQGGMTPSFASGVTAYSLNVANSVSSVTITPTATFAQASIQVNGAVVASGNSSGPIALNTGNNSISIRVAAQDGVTTKNYSVVVYRAASSNPNLATLSLSSGSLTPVFDGAVTDYAVEVNNAVSSIYAVATGVSTLGQLQVNGISVVPGNPSQTMALVVGDNTLLVDTVSQDGSASKRYTVTIKRLPASQINADLVDLRLSVGHLDQVFQTAQRNYSANFGYLQPDVKVIATAAQQATTIKVNGVSVASGQASQAISLLEGGDTLISIDVTGSDGVTSQTYAINVARAALASFAQQAYIKASNTGAGDNFGYSVALSGDTLAVGAWQEDGNASADGYPGSADNNLAADAGAVYIFVRDAAGAWSQQAYLKPASLDAGDQFGSDVALQGDVLVVGSPREDSSSTGVNGAETNYDAGYDSGAVFVFERSSGVWSKTAYLKPAVNALNPSFGWSVDISGDVIVVGTPWDDGSDSGVQNSATGGYTNLSSTNAGSATVFVRSGGSWGQQAYLKADNPGGSAQFGYDVAVDGETIVVGAPYEDSGFNDSGAAYVFVRNSGLWAQQARLKAVTAINADLRTGLAVDISGDTVVAGATKQDSSTTDSGAVYVFVRNSGAWSEQTLLKTSIAGPSDQLGLSVHLDGNNLLVGALGEDGGNTGVNGDASNNGVTDAGAGYVFVRSNGVWTQRFYLKPHNNSVSDQFCRINALDGDTVVCASYLEDGSSMGVNNASNDSATDAGAVYVFR from the coding sequence ATGCGTTGGCTATCGGTGTTACTACTCCTGCTGTTAGTGGGCGGATGTGGTGGCGGAGGGGTGCCCATTGGGGCAACCAGTGCCAATGCGTACCTGAATAATGTGACATTGTCTAATGGAGTGTTGAATCGTGAGTTTCGACGCAACGTCGATACCTACACGGCAGCGGTGGCCAATGATGTCACCAGTATCAAGATCAGTCCCGAGACCGCTGACTTGCATGCGGTAGCCTATGTGAACGATATCGAAGTCGGCAGCGGCCGCTACAGCGGTGAAATTCCGTTGCAAGTCGGTGAAAACGTCATTCGCGTAAAAGTGATTGCCCCCGATGAAGTGACCTCGCGTAACTATCATTTCACCATCATTCGTGAACCCGGACGTAATGCCAATTTGGACAGTTTGATGTTGTCCGGTGGCAGTCTGAACGAATATTTCCTACCCAATATTTTTTCGTATACCGCCAGGGTTCCCTTTGAAACCGAAGGCGTCGCGTTGATTCCCAGTGTTGAGCAGATTACGGCATCGGTGACGGTCAATGGGATATTGGTGGCCTCGGGCAGTGCCAGCCAGGTGGTGCCGCTGTTCGTTGGTAGTAACATCATCGGTGTCACGGTGACGGCGCAGGATGGCCGCAAGCAGCAGACTTATACCGTGACCGTTACCCGGGCAGACCCAGTGGCGGTGAGTAATGATGGCACGCTGAAAAACCTATTGCTGTCCAGTGGGGCGATGGATCAATCGTTCGTGTCCAACGGTTACAGCTATACGCAAACAGTCGGGCCTGACGTGACCCACGCGATGGTGACGCCGGTGGCCAATACTGATGGTGCGCAGATCCAGGTCAATGGCGTGATTACCGCGTCAGGTTCACCCAGTTCGCCTATTACACTTGTCGCCGGTGCTGAAACGGTTATCGCTATTCTGGTGACCGCGCAAGATGGCAAAACCTCGCAAAGCTACTCGATCAGGATTTATCGTCAAGCGCGTACCGATGCGTTGTTGGCCAATTTGCTCGTTTCGCAGGGCAGCCTTTCACCCGTGTTTAGCGCCGATGTATACGCCTACAGCATGACCCTGGCCAATGCGATTGCCAGTTTGACGATTACGCCTACTGCGCTCGACAGCCAGGCGTCGGTTGTGGTGAATGGCACTACCCTGAGTGCAACTCAGCCCAGTCGTACCATCAGCCTGGTGACGGGGACAAACCAAGTTGATGTTGTTGTGACGGCGCAAGATGGCCGTAGTCAAAAAAATTATTCCATCATGGTGATCCGTCAGGGTGGCGCCAATGTGAATTTACTGTCGCTGGTGCCCTCTGCAGGCGCGCTTAATCCCGTATTCGCATCGACGACACTGAGTTACTCCATCGATGTAGTTAATGCGACATCTTCGTTGACGTTGACGCCAACGGCTGTCGACGGCACTGCGGTGATACGGGTCAATGGTGGGGTTGTCCCCAGCGGTAATGCCAGTGGATCCATCTCGCTGAATGTGGGCGCAAATGATATTCCGGTGACGGTAACCAGTGCGGATGGCCAGACTTCGCAGGCGTATGTTGTGCGCGTAAATCGTGCCGGTGTGACGGCGGATTTGAATTCATTGGTGCCGTCACTGGGCAGTTTAACGCCGGCGTTTTCGCGTGGTACTAGCAGTTACACGCTCAGTGTGGGTAACACCACCAGCCAGATTAGTTTTACCCCGACCGTAGTAGATCCTGCATCGACGCTGACCGTGGCGAATGTGGCGGTTGTCTCTGGTGTGGTGAGTTCACCGGTGGCATTGGCGGTGGGCAATAATGCGATTGATGTGGTTGTGACCGCCAGTGATGCGTCCACCAGAACCTATACGGTGACGGTTGTCCGCGCGGGTGCAGAAAATGCGGATCTAAGTGGTTTGGCGGTGTCCTCGGGAAGTCTTAGCCCAGTATTCGACAGCGCTAAAACCGCGTATCTCCTGGAAGTTCTGTCATCTGCCACATCGCTGAATGTGACACCTACGCTCAGTGATTCCAGCGCAACGGTTAAGGTAGGAAATGTGTCTACCTTCTCAGGGATAGGGGTGAGTGTCAGCCTGGTCGTGGGCAACAATTCGATCCCTGTGCGGGTCACTGCTCAGGATAATGTGACAACGAAGCTCTACACCCTGGATGTGCATCGTCCTTCTGCCAGCAATAAAGACCTGATTTCATTGCAGCCCTCGCAAGGTGTGCTCAGTCCGACGTTTAGTTCAGCAGTGCTTGCCTATAACCTGACACTGCCAAACAGTGCGACGACCCTGGCGCTGACGCCCACTGCCGATGCCGTGGGTGCCAGCATCAAGGTTAACGGTGTCAGTGTGGCGTCCGGAGCGACCAGCGGTGCAATAAGTTTGAACGTGGGTAGCAATATTATTTCTGTGGTGGTAACGCCCGAAGATGGTTCGACGCCGCGTACCTATACGGTGACCGCCGAGCGTGCGGCCAGTAACGATGCCACGTTATCGGGTTTAAGTTTGTCACAAGGTGGAATGACGCCGTCGTTTGCCTCGGGCGTGACAGCTTACTCGCTGAATGTAGCCAACAGCGTGAGCTCCGTGACAATTACGCCCACGGCAACGTTTGCGCAGGCGAGTATCCAGGTAAACGGAGCGGTGGTCGCATCGGGTAACAGCAGCGGCCCGATTGCGCTGAACACGGGCAATAACAGCATATCGATACGTGTGGCCGCGCAAGATGGTGTGACAACAAAAAATTATTCGGTGGTGGTATATCGCGCTGCCAGCAGCAATCCGAATTTGGCAACCCTGTCACTGTCCAGTGGCTCGTTGACACCGGTATTCGACGGTGCGGTGACCGATTATGCGGTCGAGGTGAATAATGCCGTCAGCAGCATTTATGCGGTGGCAACAGGGGTTAGTACGCTGGGGCAGTTGCAGGTCAATGGCATCAGCGTAGTGCCCGGCAACCCCAGTCAGACTATGGCGCTGGTGGTTGGGGATAACACGCTGCTGGTGGATACGGTGTCTCAGGATGGTAGCGCCAGTAAGCGCTATACCGTGACTATCAAGCGCTTGCCGGCCAGCCAGATCAATGCCGATTTGGTGGATTTGCGCCTGAGCGTGGGTCATCTGGACCAGGTTTTCCAGACCGCGCAGCGTAACTACAGCGCGAATTTTGGTTATTTGCAGCCAGACGTGAAAGTCATTGCCACTGCGGCGCAGCAGGCGACCACCATTAAAGTGAACGGTGTGAGCGTGGCTTCCGGACAGGCCAGTCAGGCCATCAGCCTGCTGGAGGGGGGCGACACGCTGATCAGCATTGATGTTACCGGCAGTGATGGAGTAACCAGCCAAACATACGCTATCAACGTTGCGCGTGCGGCGCTGGCCAGTTTTGCCCAACAGGCATACATCAAAGCCAGCAACACCGGAGCGGGTGATAATTTTGGTTACAGCGTCGCGCTGTCTGGCGATACCCTGGCGGTGGGGGCGTGGCAGGAAGATGGCAATGCCAGTGCCGATGGTTATCCGGGCAGTGCGGACAACAATTTAGCGGCAGATGCCGGTGCAGTGTACATTTTCGTGCGCGATGCGGCGGGTGCGTGGTCGCAACAGGCCTATCTGAAACCCGCGTCGCTGGATGCAGGCGATCAGTTCGGTAGTGACGTCGCGTTACAGGGCGATGTGTTGGTGGTGGGTTCACCTCGTGAAGACAGTTCGTCGACGGGAGTGAATGGCGCAGAAACCAACTATGACGCTGGCTATGACTCCGGGGCGGTGTTTGTGTTTGAACGCTCCAGCGGGGTGTGGAGTAAAACCGCTTATCTCAAACCGGCAGTGAATGCGCTGAACCCGTCGTTTGGCTGGTCGGTGGATATTTCCGGCGATGTGATCGTGGTGGGGACGCCTTGGGATGATGGCTCTGACAGCGGGGTGCAAAACAGTGCGACGGGTGGTTATACCAATCTGTCATCCACGAACGCAGGCTCGGCTACCGTATTTGTGCGTAGCGGTGGCAGTTGGGGGCAGCAGGCTTACCTCAAGGCGGACAATCCCGGTGGTTCGGCACAGTTTGGTTACGATGTGGCGGTGGACGGTGAAACCATTGTGGTGGGGGCGCCGTACGAGGACAGCGGGTTTAATGACAGCGGCGCGGCCTATGTGTTTGTGCGAAACAGTGGTTTGTGGGCACAGCAGGCACGCTTGAAGGCTGTGACGGCGATTAATGCCGATTTGCGCACGGGATTGGCGGTGGATATTTCTGGAGACACGGTGGTGGCGGGGGCAACCAAGCAGGATAGTTCGACCACCGACTCCGGGGCAGTTTATGTGTTTGTGCGTAACAGTGGTGCCTGGAGCGAGCAGACCCTGCTCAAAACCAGTATCGCAGGCCCATCGGATCAGTTGGGTTTGTCTGTGCACCTTGACGGGAATAATCTGCTGGTAGGTGCCTTGGGTGAGGACGGTGGCAATACGGGTGTAAACGGTGACGCCAGCAACAACGGCGTGACGGATGCCGGGGCGGGTTATGTGTTTGTGCGCAGCAACGGGGTTTGGACGCAGCGGTTTTACCTCAAACCGCACAATAACAGCGTTTCGGATCAGTTTTGTCGGATCAATGCGCTGGATGGCGATACGGTGGTTTGTGCTTCGTACCTGGAAGATGGATCTTCGATGGGCGTGAACAATGCCAGTAACGACAGTGCCACGGATGCCGGTGCGGTGTACGTGTTCCGTTAG
- a CDS encoding cadherin-like beta sandwich domain-containing protein codes for MRLFWFLLVFLALAGCSLSGVPVDARSGNAFLSGLVMSDGDLDRPFARDVRSYVSRVPFEVSSVQFTLVPEDDRAKILLDGQIVPNSLASAPVPLAVGDNMLTFKVLAEDEVTQLSYSVFILRDASENAFLSNLTLSTGQTNEQFLPTLYDYSANVADTVETIQLTATAQDSTSTISINGRTFASGEPSQAIPLFLGSNVIGIRVTAQDGRSKRNYILAVERGTAPQWQGQLSNVASLANLSLSTGTLDPLFNTQQREYTQTVDNGVYQVQLLPVATDLRSSITVNGEAVTSGTLSPYIGLGLGKNIINVAVKSQDGLNQKTYTINVVRLPKSNASLASVSLSEGTLQPFSAGVSELTASVGNAISSISVAPQPQDVVATMKVNTLPVLYGQSSDPLLLAEGANVIPIQVTAEDGVTQRDYTLTVTRQGSATVSLSGLTVSSGVLSPAFSSGTKLYAVNVDNSVSSITLTPALTDATNSMTINGDVASGGAGYVLPLTVGQNDALIKLVSSDGKSSSVYKVVITRSGLATSDLASLAVLAGGVQAKALLAGTLDYTVNLLSDFSAGTTVYNLRVANDTGSIQIVPVAQTAGATITVDGSPVISGQNSQSIALAAGATKAINVVVTSSDSLSNKNYLITVYREGAGNADLASLTVAGLNYSPNFNAALTEYSVDVPWNTTSVAITPVLADTTASVKIKNVITPSGSPYSVTVQSGSNVIPIEVTAQNYSTKRLYNLTVNVDSGQTANLSRLSLSSGVLSPAFNPAVTSYDLRVSNQVSSLTLVPEVSMVGSTVQVNGAVVNSGSPSASIALSGATSVITVNVTSADGSSMTSYNITVIPTDATLDGISLSTGTLSPGFSPNTVSYSVALANTVSSIAVTPITYVEGVVTQITANGATVASGANIPLNVGPNNVTILVTAADGVTQRSYSVVVNRAASASTSLQTLLPPKNTGSLLPAFAADVFSYMVVVPNSVISFMLTPYAVDTTSTIKVNGLYVASGTPSPATALKVGDNIFTVTVTAENGATSVSYTVTVVRQADFGKVYLLSLTPSAGSLSPTFDSAVTSYTSTVSNSVSTYRVTPVVNSTSATITVNGWRTASGSSSADIPLNVGENTISTVVSLTDGSFKTYNIFVTRSALVKGSVSRASADASLVALMPLQGKLDSAFTASQTAYHMTVPYLASAVRISATTNDAKAALKINGNAVPSGQPSGYLALQEGNNQLQLEVTAADGVTRQLYTVDVVRQTRTDFVAHLSHYLKASNTDVGDEFGHALAMDGQTLVIGARHEDGDSLADGVPSGHDNNNAVNAGGVYVFEQDALARWTQVVYLKPTDIGAEDLFGSAVAIDRGVLAIGAAGADAVYVYRRVASQWQQEFKLTGVTNSGFGGALDVRDNTLMVGSAAKQAGAVDIFVRDAQGRWQSQAHLTAANAVAGAQFGAAVVLGEDIAVVGAPLDDGKAGIDSGAVYLFARSSGVWSQQSVLAGPRAGDQFGGSVALDADSLVIGAVGEDSSVADSGAVYVMQRVNGAWREQAKLKAGKPVSQEKFGTAVAIQGDTVVIGASGAGSGAGAGYVFMRRDGLWQQQLQLKATNAGAGDGLGHSLALDNGQLLLGTPLEDGDAVGIDGADSNLLKDSGAVYIYR; via the coding sequence ATGCGCTTATTCTGGTTTTTACTCGTGTTCTTGGCGTTGGCTGGCTGTTCTCTCAGCGGTGTGCCCGTGGATGCCAGGTCGGGCAACGCGTTTCTGAGTGGTTTGGTCATGTCCGACGGTGATCTGGATCGGCCTTTTGCGCGCGATGTACGCAGTTACGTCAGTCGGGTGCCTTTTGAAGTCAGCTCAGTCCAGTTTACCCTTGTTCCCGAAGACGATCGTGCCAAAATTTTGTTGGATGGCCAGATCGTGCCCAACAGTCTGGCCAGTGCGCCCGTACCTTTGGCGGTGGGCGACAACATGCTTACTTTCAAAGTGCTGGCCGAAGACGAAGTTACCCAGCTCAGCTACAGCGTGTTCATCCTGCGCGATGCCAGCGAAAATGCATTTTTGAGCAATCTTACGCTCAGCACCGGCCAGACCAACGAGCAATTTCTTCCCACGCTCTATGACTATTCGGCCAATGTTGCAGACACGGTTGAAACCATTCAATTGACGGCAACTGCTCAAGATTCGACGTCGACCATTTCCATTAACGGCAGAACCTTTGCCAGTGGCGAACCTAGTCAGGCGATTCCTTTGTTTTTGGGCAGTAATGTCATCGGGATCAGGGTGACGGCGCAGGACGGGCGTTCCAAGCGGAATTACATTTTAGCTGTCGAGCGAGGCACTGCACCTCAATGGCAGGGGCAGTTATCCAACGTGGCATCGCTGGCGAATTTGAGTTTGTCTACTGGCACCTTGGACCCGTTGTTTAACACCCAGCAGCGTGAATATACCCAAACGGTAGATAACGGTGTTTATCAAGTGCAACTGCTGCCGGTGGCTACGGATTTGCGGTCGAGCATTACTGTTAACGGCGAGGCGGTGACCTCGGGCACGCTCAGTCCGTACATTGGTCTTGGGCTGGGTAAAAATATTATCAACGTGGCGGTTAAATCACAGGATGGTCTGAATCAGAAAACCTATACGATTAACGTGGTGCGCTTGCCTAAGAGTAACGCATCGCTGGCCAGTGTGAGTTTATCCGAGGGCACGTTGCAGCCGTTTAGTGCGGGGGTGTCCGAGTTGACGGCCTCGGTGGGTAACGCAATCTCCAGCATCAGTGTTGCGCCTCAGCCGCAGGACGTGGTGGCTACCATGAAAGTGAACACTCTGCCGGTACTTTACGGTCAGAGTTCGGATCCGCTGCTGCTGGCAGAAGGCGCGAATGTTATTCCCATTCAGGTCACTGCCGAGGATGGCGTGACCCAGCGTGACTATACCCTGACAGTCACTCGCCAGGGATCGGCAACGGTGTCGCTGTCGGGATTGACGGTGTCGTCGGGAGTGCTCAGTCCGGCGTTCTCGTCCGGCACCAAGTTGTACGCAGTGAACGTGGACAATAGTGTCAGCAGCATCACCCTGACACCGGCCCTGACCGATGCCACCAACAGTATGACGATTAACGGCGATGTTGCCAGCGGCGGCGCGGGATATGTACTGCCGCTGACGGTTGGCCAGAATGACGCGTTGATCAAGCTGGTTAGCAGTGATGGCAAGAGCAGTAGTGTCTACAAAGTGGTAATTACCCGTAGCGGTTTGGCAACCTCGGACTTGGCCAGCCTGGCGGTTTTGGCTGGCGGTGTGCAGGCCAAAGCGCTACTGGCCGGTACGCTCGATTACACCGTGAATCTGCTTTCTGATTTCAGTGCTGGAACGACGGTCTACAATTTGCGCGTAGCCAATGACACCGGCTCGATACAGATTGTGCCGGTGGCGCAGACTGCGGGCGCGACGATTACCGTGGATGGCAGCCCGGTGATTTCCGGCCAAAACAGCCAGAGTATCGCGTTGGCGGCGGGGGCGACCAAGGCGATCAATGTGGTGGTGACCTCCAGCGACAGTTTGAGTAACAAAAATTATTTGATTACCGTGTACCGCGAAGGCGCTGGCAACGCGGATCTGGCGTCGTTGACAGTGGCAGGGCTGAACTATTCGCCCAATTTTAATGCGGCGCTGACTGAGTACAGCGTTGATGTGCCCTGGAATACAACTTCCGTAGCGATTACCCCGGTACTGGCGGACACGACGGCATCGGTGAAGATCAAAAATGTCATTACCCCTAGTGGCAGTCCCTACAGCGTGACGGTGCAGTCGGGCAGCAATGTTATTCCCATTGAGGTAACGGCGCAGAATTACAGCACCAAGCGGTTGTATAACCTCACAGTGAACGTCGACAGCGGACAAACGGCCAATTTGTCTCGGTTAAGCCTGTCCAGTGGCGTGCTGTCGCCAGCGTTTAATCCAGCAGTGACTTCATACGATTTGAGGGTATCCAACCAGGTTAGTAGTCTGACATTGGTGCCTGAAGTGAGCATGGTGGGTTCGACCGTGCAGGTGAATGGTGCGGTAGTGAACAGTGGCAGCCCCAGTGCCAGCATCGCTTTGTCGGGTGCGACCAGTGTGATCACGGTCAATGTGACTTCGGCAGATGGTTCGTCGATGACAAGCTATAACATCACGGTAATCCCTACCGACGCTACTTTGGATGGAATTAGCTTGTCCACGGGGACATTATCACCCGGATTTTCTCCCAACACAGTGTCGTATTCTGTAGCGCTGGCCAATACCGTCAGCAGTATTGCGGTGACGCCGATCACCTATGTGGAAGGTGTGGTAACGCAAATTACCGCCAATGGTGCGACAGTGGCTTCCGGCGCGAATATCCCGCTGAATGTGGGCCCCAATAACGTGACCATTCTGGTGACCGCAGCTGATGGTGTGACCCAGCGCTCGTACAGCGTGGTGGTGAACCGTGCAGCCAGCGCCAGTACGTCACTGCAAACCCTGTTGCCGCCCAAAAACACCGGCAGTTTGTTGCCTGCATTTGCTGCGGATGTTTTTTCCTACATGGTGGTGGTGCCCAACAGCGTGATCAGTTTTATGCTGACGCCATATGCCGTAGACACGACCTCGACGATCAAGGTGAATGGTTTGTATGTGGCGTCGGGTACGCCCAGTCCGGCGACGGCACTGAAGGTGGGCGACAATATCTTTACCGTGACGGTGACTGCAGAAAACGGTGCGACCAGTGTCAGTTACACCGTGACGGTGGTGCGCCAGGCCGATTTTGGCAAGGTATATCTGCTCAGTTTGACGCCGTCGGCGGGATCATTGTCGCCGACATTTGACAGTGCGGTTACTTCTTATACCAGTACGGTTTCCAACAGTGTCAGCACATACCGGGTAACGCCAGTGGTCAATAGCACCAGTGCAACGATTACGGTGAATGGCTGGCGTACTGCGTCCGGTTCGTCGAGTGCGGATATTCCGTTGAATGTGGGTGAAAATACCATCAGTACGGTGGTTAGCTTGACCGATGGTTCGTTCAAAACCTACAACATTTTCGTAACTCGCAGCGCGTTGGTGAAGGGCAGTGTCTCGCGTGCATCGGCGGATGCGTCGCTGGTCGCGTTAATGCCGCTGCAGGGCAAGCTCGATAGCGCATTCACCGCCAGCCAAACGGCGTATCACATGACAGTGCCGTATCTGGCCTCGGCAGTGCGCATCAGTGCGACAACCAACGATGCCAAGGCGGCACTGAAAATTAACGGCAATGCAGTGCCCAGTGGGCAGCCCAGCGGGTATCTCGCGTTGCAGGAAGGCAATAATCAGTTGCAACTGGAAGTGACGGCCGCAGATGGCGTGACCCGGCAGTTGTATACCGTGGATGTTGTACGGCAGACACGCACTGATTTTGTTGCCCATCTATCGCATTACCTCAAAGCGTCCAATACCGATGTTGGCGATGAATTTGGTCATGCGCTGGCGATGGATGGCCAAACGCTGGTGATTGGCGCACGCCATGAAGACGGTGATTCACTGGCAGACGGTGTGCCCAGCGGGCATGACAACAATAACGCGGTCAATGCCGGCGGTGTGTACGTGTTTGAGCAGGATGCGTTGGCGCGCTGGACTCAAGTGGTTTACCTAAAGCCGACAGATATTGGTGCAGAGGATTTATTTGGTTCGGCAGTCGCGATTGATCGTGGCGTGTTGGCGATAGGCGCAGCGGGAGCGGACGCGGTGTATGTGTATCGTCGTGTTGCGTCGCAGTGGCAGCAGGAATTTAAACTCACAGGCGTGACGAACAGCGGCTTTGGTGGTGCACTGGATGTGCGCGATAACACGCTGATGGTTGGCAGTGCCGCCAAGCAGGCAGGCGCGGTGGATATTTTTGTTCGCGATGCGCAGGGCCGCTGGCAGTCTCAGGCGCATTTGACTGCCGCCAATGCCGTTGCTGGCGCGCAGTTTGGTGCAGCCGTGGTGCTGGGCGAGGACATCGCCGTGGTGGGGGCGCCACTGGATGACGGTAAGGCCGGCATCGACAGCGGTGCGGTATATCTGTTTGCTCGCAGCAGTGGCGTGTGGAGCCAGCAGAGCGTATTGGCCGGACCACGTGCCGGTGATCAATTCGGTGGCAGTGTGGCGCTGGATGCGGATAGTTTGGTAATCGGTGCGGTCGGTGAAGATAGCTCTGTGGCGGATTCTGGCGCGGTCTATGTGATGCAGCGCGTCAACGGCGCATGGCGGGAGCAGGCCAAGCTGAAAGCCGGTAAGCCAGTCAGCCAGGAAAAATTTGGTACGGCCGTCGCTATCCAGGGTGATACCGTGGTGATCGGCGCCAGTGGTGCGGGCAGCGGCGCAGGGGCGGGCTATGTGTTTATGCGTCGCGATGGCTTGTGGCAGCAGCAACTTCAGCTAAAGGCGACCAATGCGGGCGCTGGGGATGGTTTGGGCCACAGCCTGGCGCTGGATAATGGCCAGTTGCTGCTGGGCACACCGCTGGAAGACGGGGATGCGGTCGGCATAGACGGCGCGGACAGCAACCTGCTCAAGGACAGTGGTGCGGTGTACATCTACCGCTAG
- a CDS encoding carbonic anhydrase, translating to MSNISEAKLALQQLIEGNLRFAANLRNKQPLASSKRAELIDGQEPFAVIVGCSDSRVPAEIVFDQGLGDLFVIRVAGNIVAPSQVGSVEFAISRFKTKLVVVLGHSNCGAINSTIDELLHGANNDSVNIKSIVDRVKPAVQGLMCGAAHMDIATLQDQAVRANVRASVQHLKTGSTILERAVLNDNLLIVGAEYSLETGIVDFFDGVPD from the coding sequence ATGTCAAATATTTCTGAAGCAAAACTAGCGCTGCAACAACTCATTGAAGGCAATCTGCGCTTTGCTGCCAATTTACGCAACAAACAACCGCTGGCCTCGAGCAAGCGTGCAGAATTAATCGACGGCCAGGAGCCTTTCGCGGTTATCGTCGGCTGTTCGGACTCACGCGTTCCTGCGGAAATCGTTTTCGATCAGGGTTTGGGAGATTTGTTCGTTATCCGTGTTGCCGGCAACATCGTCGCGCCATCGCAGGTCGGCAGCGTCGAGTTCGCCATTTCACGGTTCAAAACCAAGCTGGTGGTGGTGCTGGGCCACTCCAACTGCGGCGCCATTAACTCCACGATTGATGAACTGCTGCATGGCGCCAATAACGACTCGGTGAATATCAAGTCGATTGTGGATCGCGTCAAGCCAGCGGTGCAGGGGCTGATGTGCGGCGCAGCGCACATGGATATCGCGACCTTACAGGATCAGGCGGTACGCGCCAATGTTCGCGCCTCGGTTCAGCACCTGAAAACCGGCTCAACGATCCTGGAGCGGGCCGTACTCAACGATAACTTGCTCATCGTTGGTGCCGAATATTCACTGGAAACCGGGATTGTCGATTTTTTCGACGGCGTCCCGGATTAA
- a CDS encoding LysR family transcriptional regulator, which yields MHLTLQQLRLFEAVSRHRSFTRAAEELFLTQPAVSIQIKRLEEQVGLPLFDHVGRKIFLTRAGEELYSASLDILNRVSQLKLSVQDLEGSVKGPMLLSVVSTTLYFMPHMLGAFLQQYPEVDPKLTFTNREIVLQRLQDNQDDFVVMGQVPEDKDVEAFPFMENILVVVAHPGHPLAKKKKISLEQLAKERFIERELGSGTRKATDRVFNEQGMVIEPYMELGNSEAIKQAVMAGLGVAVLSLHSLTLEINANKLVVLNVEHFPIKRRWYAVHLKGKRLPLAAQTFLDFMLQKGNQIVDDSMRIINDN from the coding sequence ATGCATCTGACGCTACAGCAGTTGCGCCTGTTCGAGGCGGTGTCACGCCACCGCAGCTTTACCCGCGCCGCCGAAGAGCTGTTTTTGACCCAGCCCGCCGTGTCGATCCAGATCAAACGCCTGGAGGAACAAGTCGGACTTCCCTTGTTTGATCATGTAGGCCGCAAGATCTTTTTGACCCGTGCCGGCGAGGAGCTTTATTCCGCCAGCCTGGATATTCTCAACCGAGTCAGTCAGCTAAAACTCAGCGTGCAGGACCTGGAGGGCTCGGTAAAAGGACCGATGCTGCTATCGGTGGTCAGTACCACGCTGTATTTCATGCCGCACATGCTGGGCGCTTTTTTACAGCAATATCCCGAGGTCGACCCCAAACTGACCTTCACCAACCGGGAAATCGTTCTGCAGCGCCTGCAGGACAATCAGGATGACTTTGTGGTGATGGGACAGGTCCCCGAAGACAAGGATGTGGAAGCATTTCCGTTCATGGAAAACATTCTGGTGGTAGTCGCCCACCCTGGTCACCCGCTGGCGAAAAAGAAAAAAATCTCGCTGGAGCAACTGGCCAAAGAGCGTTTTATTGAACGCGAACTGGGTTCAGGTACCCGCAAGGCGACCGACCGGGTGTTCAATGAACAGGGCATGGTGATCGAACCCTATATGGAATTGGGCAACAGCGAAGCCATCAAGCAGGCGGTTATGGCCGGCCTGGGCGTGGCCGTGCTGTCGCTGCATTCACTGACACTGGAAATCAACGCCAACAAGCTGGTGGTGCTCAATGTTGAGCATTTTCCGATCAAGCGCCGCTGGTATGCAGTACACCTCAAAGGCAAGCGTCTGCCACTGGCTGCCCAGACCTTTTTGGATTTCATGCTGCAGAAGGGAAATCAAATCGTTGATGACTCTATGCGCATAATCAACGATAATTAG